In Synergistaceae bacterium, one DNA window encodes the following:
- a CDS encoding transglycosylase SLT domain-containing protein has translation MNKTRKFTLIIILLLIFVNISNISEAAKDSRVKNITDLFTRANPALSEKRAGRFAEIVIEAAKKFNQDPYIIAAIIVHESTVNANAVSKGGDYGLMQIHWKAHYKTLQKRFNIKSSKGLFDARINIFFGTEIFADCMKKSSTDEWGALMRYSSGSRKLATKVLATVQELRKKK, from the coding sequence ATGAATAAAACACGAAAATTTACACTTATAATAATTTTGCTGTTAATCTTTGTGAATATCTCTAATATTTCAGAGGCCGCAAAAGATTCACGAGTCAAGAATATCACTGATTTATTCACACGGGCGAATCCTGCTCTATCAGAGAAACGCGCGGGAAGATTTGCAGAAATTGTGATAGAGGCCGCAAAAAAATTTAATCAAGATCCGTATATAATAGCTGCTATTATAGTACATGAGTCTACAGTTAATGCTAATGCAGTCTCTAAAGGCGGCGACTATGGACTAATGCAAATACACTGGAAAGCTCACTATAAGACTTTGCAGAAAAGATTTAATATCAAGAGTTCAAAGGGGTTATTTGACGCAAGAATTAATATATTTTTCGGGACAGAAATTTTTGCGGACTGTATGAAGAAATCAAGCACTGACGAATGGGGGGCTTTAATGCGTTACAGCTCAGGCAGTAGAAAACTTGCAACTAAGGTGCTTGCTACTGTTCAGGAATTGCGGAAAAAGAAATAA
- a CDS encoding TolC family protein, with product MQVLKRIKKILPVFAAVLAVPAVSFASVSMTLPQYINEILLNNHTLKAAIKNVEASYYSVLASVAYQRPRTNISASGLLGTAQLNGDEKEYHPAVGNVNFSLTHRIDISGSYKLDEKQNILGYEVSRANFDTSLNTLIATAEQTWWSAVLARENIKLQREIMLQRAENHRVTMEKYNQELVPRLDIVRSEAQVVAAETLVKNAETNYLNLLAELSLMAGGLDVEPVESELQVPQFDVALDYDSALLARPDVRGAKLNLERAKLVKKLTAKGLSPTLDFGFQWTPWADPKASTTPNNGEAGASLTLTVPLTDGHETKYRVLNADRLIQAAEANLESLQEQTRRDIAVAMNNWKNAAASEKDKKRQVERSEEELKITELMYSEGMGAQIDLINAQTAYQAVKTEYLDSIKNMYVALVALRKAIGDYSPNEDGSWREAVVRYGKGNNIIGEPGLKILRTNSKK from the coding sequence ATGCAGGTTTTAAAGCGTATCAAGAAAATTTTACCAGTTTTTGCGGCGGTCTTAGCTGTTCCGGCGGTGTCTTTCGCGTCAGTATCTATGACTCTCCCGCAATATATTAATGAAATCTTGCTAAATAATCATACTCTCAAGGCAGCAATTAAGAATGTTGAAGCAAGTTATTATTCCGTCCTTGCGTCAGTAGCTTATCAGAGGCCGAGAACTAATATATCAGCGTCGGGCTTACTGGGGACTGCACAGTTAAACGGCGACGAGAAAGAATATCACCCGGCAGTAGGCAATGTAAATTTTTCTCTCACTCACAGAATCGACATCAGCGGAAGTTATAAACTTGACGAGAAGCAAAATATTTTAGGCTATGAAGTATCGCGGGCAAATTTCGACACAAGTTTAAATACTTTAATAGCTACAGCCGAGCAGACATGGTGGAGCGCAGTTCTTGCACGTGAAAATATTAAATTACAGCGTGAAATCATGTTACAGAGAGCCGAAAATCATCGCGTTACAATGGAAAAATATAATCAGGAATTAGTTCCCAGACTCGATATAGTCAGAAGTGAGGCGCAAGTTGTAGCTGCTGAGACTCTAGTAAAGAATGCCGAGACGAATTATTTAAATTTACTTGCTGAATTATCATTAATGGCCGGAGGTCTTGACGTTGAACCTGTAGAAAGCGAGTTACAAGTCCCGCAATTTGATGTAGCACTTGATTATGACTCGGCTTTATTGGCTCGTCCTGATGTTAGGGGCGCAAAATTGAATCTCGAACGCGCTAAACTCGTCAAAAAATTGACCGCTAAAGGATTATCGCCGACTCTTGATTTTGGATTCCAGTGGACTCCGTGGGCAGATCCTAAAGCATCAACAACTCCCAATAATGGAGAAGCCGGGGCAAGTTTAACTCTCACAGTGCCATTAACTGACGGACACGAGACGAAATATAGAGTCTTAAACGCTGATAGATTAATTCAGGCCGCAGAAGCAAATCTTGAATCTTTACAGGAACAGACAAGACGGGATATTGCAGTCGCCATGAATAACTGGAAAAACGCCGCCGCATCAGAAAAGGACAAAAAACGCCAAGTCGAACGCTCGGAAGAAGAATTAAAGATTACCGAATTAATGTACTCTGAAGGAATGGGAGCGCAGATTGATTTAATAAACGCTCAGACAGCATATCAGGCCGTCAAAACAGAATATCTTGACTCGATTAAAAATATGTATGTAGCTCTTGTTGCATTAAGAAAGGCAATCGGCGATTATTCCCCGAATGAAGACGGATCTTGGCGCGAGGCTGTTGTACGTTACGGGAAGGGCAATAATATAATAGGCGAGCCGGGACTTAAAATTTTACGGACTAACTCAAAAAAATAA